The Anopheles gambiae chromosome 2, idAnoGambNW_F1_1, whole genome shotgun sequence genomic sequence TTGACCATTTCTATTCGGCTGGGGTTGGGGTTTGTGAGTGAAGCTGCTTCTCCGCTCAGCTTTTCCGCTTTATCACCTAGCGTTCCTCACAAACGAGCTGGGCTTCCTGTGACGGACGCTTCTGCTTGATAGTCATattgctctctctttctgcctATCTCCCTTTCTCATCGCACGGCTCTCTCGCTGCACAATCTAGGCTTTATCTAATGCCAAGCTAAAAATAGATAATTACACTACTAAAATCTTTCCCACATCACACCTACACATACACCGCCATTTGGTGGTTTAGTGTCCCTGAATTATTGCTTTCCTGCAATTAGTTATGCTCCACCTTTCCTCACGAACACAGCATGATCTACTGTGCTACCGTCTAtgcgtatgcgtgtgtgtgtgtgtgttcctacGCTCACTACAATCGTTGAGCGCGCCACAGCCCCCCCTACGACCCCAGCTCCCATTTGATTATGTGCGGCTCGATGCACAGCCGCTGCTGCATGATCGATTGCATCACGTACTCGGTGGTGCAGATTTGGCAGACCGCGTGTTTGGCCTTCTGTATGAAGGGCTGTATGATGATGCGATCCTCCGGGCAGCTGACGATCACGTAGCTGCCCGGCTTCTCCGCATTCGCCTCCCGTATCCGCTTGATCGTGCGCGGGTTCTTCTCCACCACACCGCCGCCCAGCTCGATCATCTGCCGCACATCCTTGCAGGCCGGCTTCACCTGCGGCGTCACGAAGAACACCTTGCCCTCGAACAGCTTGGCGCGGCCGGGCGCTTCCAGCACCTGGTGCAGGTCGCACTTGAACTGCTCGTTCAGCTCGCCCACGTCCAGCCGGTAGTTGTCGAGCGGCAGAAACTGGCCCGCCACCGCACTGTCCGACACCCACTTGCTACTTACCAGATGGCGCACGGTCGCGAGCGCCAGGATCAGCTTCACCGTGCGGGCGACCCGCGTCATCACTAGGTGGGTCGCTTCGGTCGCGTTGTTCGTCACCTTGCCGCCGAGCGTTCTGCTTTATGCAGAAATGGCAGTCAACAATCAACATTAAGATCAATCCTGGTGGCAGGAATTTGCCCCGGGCGGGGTAAGATGTACTTACGTTACGGCGTGCGCTAGTCCCTCGCTGTTGTCGACCTGCGAAAACAGCACGTGCGGTATGGCATCGGGCGCCGGCTGCCGCTGGCACACGATCTCcgccggaatcggctccatcGGGGGCAGGGTGCGGGGTTTCTTCGCTCCGCTAACCGGCGGCGGCAGCTCGCTCAGCGTGCGCTTCACACGTTCGTGCGATTCCTGCGTTAGATTTATCGGCGATTTCCAGGCGGCTGTTGCGGATGAGATGTTTGCACAACAAGAGGTCAATCCCGTTATCCTGCCCTCTTTTTCTACCCGTAACCACGTTTACTTACTCATCAAATGCATCACCAGGTTGTAGTCGACGCGGAAGTGGCAGCTGAGCGTAAACTGCTGATACTTCGGCGCGTCGCACTGCTGCATCGCGTTCAGATTCCCCAGCAGTATGTCGCTCAGCCAGACCGTGTTGACCGCCGGTATGTTCCACTCCTTCGCGAACTTGTACTTCTGGTTTTCGTTCTGCCGGCAGATCAGCACGGTGTTCGATTTGGAGAAGTAGGGCGTCATGCGCGCCCCCGACTCCTCGATCATCTGCTTGATGCGCAGCCGCTCCTCCCCCTCGAAGCCGGTGATCGACATGTTGTGCTTGGTGGCGGGCTTCTGGTTGCCGAAGATGGCCGGCGTGGGCAGGTGCAGCGCCTGCCACGGGGGCAGCAGCTGGCGCTTCAGCACGATATCGTTCAGCCAGTAGGTGGTGATGCAGCGTTTCGCATCGCGGATGGCCTGCATCACCACGCCGTGCCGCTGCGTGCGGCAGAGCACGTGCGTTACCTTCGGCCCGTAGTGCGATTCGATCTCCCCGCCGTGCTTCTTGATGATCGTCTTCCACTCCTCTATCTCCGCCGCACTGTGCAGCTCATCGTACTCGATGATGTGGAAGGTGCAGCCGAGCAGGAACAGCTCCGGGTGCAGCTTGAGATTGGGATTGTGGCCGTAGTACTGCGGCCGCGGCAAAGGGGTCGGCCGTCCGGGGCTGAACTGTGCCGGGCCGCCCTTCATTGCCGCAGCCGACTGCATCATCACACCGGGACCGCCGGGGGCGCCGGGCGGTATCGGGATGATGCCGGGACCGCCACCCGCCGTCTGCACCACCACTGGACCACCACCGGGTGGTCCTACTACCATGGGACCGGCCCCAACTGGCATCCCGCTGTTGGTAATGTTGCCGAGCGTGCGGCGCAcaacctgctgctgatgctgctgcaactgttgctgctggagtgcttgttgctgctgctgttgctgttgctgttgctgctgctggacttgatgttgctgctgctgttgctgctgaagcGCCAACAGCTCCTGCGGCGAGCGTCCCAtcgtctgctgctgcagtgccGCATTATGCTGCGCCGTCATCAACCGCAGCGTACCGGCTGCCGAAGGTTCCGCACTGCCACCGCTCTGTCCGCTGCTGCCGTCGACTAGCGTGTTGGCCCCACCGGCCGGTACCGTACCTCCATTGCCCAACCGGCTGGACAGCATGTTGGCCAGGGCggttttcgttttgctttgcatctgctgctgctgttgtgcggCCTGCAGCGAACCTACCGCCGCTCCGGTCGCATCGATCGACGCTTGCGAGGAGGGAGGATGCTGTGCTCCCGCCGCTTGCTGCGGTCCTACGAGCGTTTGCTGCTGCACTACCATCGTGCTGCCATCCGCTCCGACTACCACTTCCGGTGCGAAGCCACCAGCCGCCCGTGGTGACATCATTTGACCCTGCAGCGGCGACGATCCGGCTTGCTGGgcagctgccgccgccgcagcagctgctgcctgctgtTGATTTTTCTGCACCTGTTCACGCTGCAGCTGCATCTGGAGCAggcggtgctgctgcaggcgctgctgctgctgctgtgctgggGTAGCATTCGGGTCGATTGGATAGGACGTTCCCATGCCCGGGCCGGGACCGACGGTTTGCTGCGTAATTGGACTGAGCCCCGGTGCACCGGGCTGTCGGACCACGACTTGGCGAGCGTTTtggagctgctgttgctgctgctgctgctgctgtatctgctgttgctgctggtggtgcagccAGCGgacctgctgctgttggttcaGACCGGGCGGCATGGGACTGCGAATAACGATCTGCTGCCTGGCGCCCGGATGTGCACCCGGATGGCCCGGCCGGCCCTGAAAGGCGGCCTGCTGACGCTGCATCAGCGTGTGCTTAGCCTGGAGCCGGTTAATGTACTCCTGCTGTCCGGCGGGATCCAGCTTCATCAACTCCTCCCGGGACTGTGCATCGAGCTGAATCAGCTGCCGCTGCATTGGCGGCCTTAGTGTGGTACGAATAAACTGCTGCTGGCCGGGCGCTAACCCTTGCGGGGATTGCACGATCGTTTGCTGTACAATGGTCGCACCGGAGGGAATCATAGCACCtccttgttgctgctgctgttgctgttgttgctgctggaccGGAGATTGCTGCATTTGTGTTTGGGGAGATTGTGTCTGGAACGATACACCGGTTTGTGCTTGTTGTTGCAGCGGGCTTTGGGGAGTCCATTGCGGCTGCGGTGTGCCCGGTGGTTGAGTCGGTGtctgcggttgctgctgctgctgcatcattTCGTTGCCACCAAGACCTGTGGGAAGCATTTGCTGCTCGCCCGTACTGCCGACTACCATCATTTGCTGTTGCGTTGGTGGACCTCCTCCGTTCGACGCTATGATTTGTTGCTGCATAATCGGTTGCTGCATGCCGCCGgtctgaagctgctgctgctgtggttgctgttgctgtatcATCTGTTGTGTACCGTTGGGTCCAATCGTTTGCTGTattatttgctgctgctgaggatgctgctgctgctgctgttgctgtgactgctgttgctgcagctgGTTAGGGACAACcgtttgttgaataatttgcTGCTGATTTATGATcaattgttgctgctggggcTGCTGTGCCATGGCACCTTGTTGAACGATCGAGCTGGatggctgttgctgttgctgcaccaCTATTGTTTGCGGTTGGCCACCCGCAGAAGTCTGAATGATGTGCTGCTGCATAGGTTGTTGCTGTCCTTGAAGCgacacctgctgctgctgttgttgctggggTTGCTGACCTTGCATCATTTGTGGCCTTTGCTGCAGCATTACCGTTTGACCACCGGTTCCCCCATCCTGAGACGTGACAATGGTGCGTTGCTGAAccatttgttgctgttgctgctgctgctgctgctgctgctgagggtTGGAAGTCATCGGACCCGCACTGCTTACAAtgatttgttgctgctgtttttgctgctgctgttgctgaatCTGTTGCATGTACTGGAGCCGTTGCTGGGGATTCATTTGCTGCACCCCAGGACCGGATATGATTTGCTGCTGGTTGGTGGATTGGTTAATGATGACTATATTCTGGCCTCCAGCTTGCCCAGACCCAGGCGGCCCTTGAAACACCTGCTGCTGGACGATTCTTTGCACCACCTGTGGTTGTCCCGGTTTCATTTGCTGTGGTTGCATCTGTTGcaactgttgttgctgctgttgctgttgttgctgctgctgctgctgttgcatcgACTGCATTTGCACTTGCTGTTGTATAGGTTGCGCTTGTTGCTGATCTTGTGGTTGCTGCTCGAGAACCACCTGCTTCGTTACGGTCTGATAGTTCGCTCCCATGGGCTGATGAATGATGGTTTGCTGTATGAACTTCGGTTGTCCGCCCTGTTGTCCGGTTGGAGTTTGCGGACCATTATTACCCATCATTGCCATCTGTCCCTGCGCGGCGGACGGGGCAGAGGGAGCGCCTAGATTGCCCTGCTGGTACTgaatttgttgctgctgctgctgctgctgctgtccctgCTGATTCATGCCCGTGCGCTGCACCTGTATtatttgctgctgcagtggCTGCGACTGCGAAACCTGAATCGTTTGCTGTCCTTGttgcagttgctgctgctgctgctgctgctggcctggCGGTTGCAGCTGAGTTTGATTGATCGTAATTTGTCGAACGATCTGCTTCTGTTGACCATCCGGCCCGGTCTGCGTAGTGGTGACGGTAGCCTGGCTGTACTGAGGTTGCTGCATCTGTGCCGCTCCacctgcctgctgctgctgcaactgctgttgttgctgttgttgctgctgttgctgctgattggGCCCACTTTTGTATAGGACTTGTATATTTTGCTTGCCTGCCGCCTGGGATTGCTGCTGGGGGGCTTGTTGGGAGTTATTTTGCATAGGGGTTTGTATTATTTGCTGAATTATCGTTCCACTCGGGGCCGATGTGGTTTGGAAGTTCATGTTCGCTTGATGCAGCGTCTGCGGAGTTGAGGCGttttgttgcggttgctgtAACGATTGCTGCAAAATGTTACTATTTGTTGTGCTCATAGTaacttgttgctgctgttgttgttgctgctgctgttgttgttgctgctgctgttgtaactgctgttgctgttgttgtagctgttgctgctgttgttgctgctgctggtgctgttgttgctgctgctgctgctgttgttgctgctgctgctgttgctgctgttgctgctgttgctgttgttgctgttgttgctgctgctgctgttgctgctgttgctgttgtagaGCTTTCTgcaactgttgctgctgctgcacattcGGACTTTGGGGTACAGGTCCACGAAGTCTTTgtgattgttgctgctggatttgctgctgctgctgctgctgtgggccTTGTGCCCTGACAAAGCGCGGATTTCCTGACTGCAGATGGCTCACGTTTGCACCGCTGgtcgtttgttttgtcacAGGCGACCCTTGTTTCGGACCAGGCTTGGGATCATCCTTTTTACCGTTCGTCGGCACTTCTGTTTTCGCCAGCCCTTCCTCAAAATCGAACCCTAAAATGTTATTCAGCGGTTGTTTTTCCGATGTCGCTTTCGGACCCGCCATCGGTCCAGCCTGCTTGAAGTACACCTGCTCGCGCAACAGCCTCGGATGGTACACGGCCGGCGGTTTGAGGCTGCTGGTTTTCAAACAGTCCGACACCCAGTCGGGCGTCACTATCTGCACGCTCGTACCGCACGCAAGGGCTTTCGTGTAGGCCGGACCTCGCGCACTACCACACACCAGATGCGTGGTGGTACGGTCCAGCCGGCTATTGAACGTGCCGCCATGGAACGTGAGCACCGCGTACAGCTTGCGCAGATCGCGCAGATCCACCTGCGTCACGGCAAACCGAAGGCCACAAAATATGCCCGACTTGAGCGGAAAGTACGCCTTGGTCGAGGCTAAACGGCCGAGCCGTACCGAGGCCACCACCCATGCCTCGGTTACCGTCGGTATGTCGTACAGTTCGCCCGCCTCCGTAATCTCGTTCTCGTCATAGTTGTCTCCGCACACGAGCAGTGTGCTGAAGTCCATGAACTTGCTCATTGTCACACCGCCATCTTCGAGCAGTTTCGTTATCTGAAAAGAAGGATAGCAGCATTAACCTCAGGAGGAAAGTCATACGCATTCACGCATCTTAATACTCACCTTCGGGTCAAGTGTCCCTGTGATATAGCACTTTACACTTTTAAACAGATCATCCTTAATCTGGAGGCTCTCCAAATTGACCCCGGCAGTCGCTGGGTCGGAATTCATTTTTTCCCCACAAAACGGTTGCCGACCTATTGCTATCCACAAAGCTGCACTGGGACTAAAGCATCTAGCAGGAGAATGCTGCGGTCAGTTGTTTTCATGCAAGGCGCGCTAACACCAACCGATTTGGCGAATTTTCATTCCGACTTTCCTCCGACCACGACACGCTACACCGCcaagttttgtttgtgtatgttgtgTGGCAGCTACAGTGTTGGTAAAGAGGGAGGCAAATACATCCCACCTACCCCCTCAATCCTTCCACATCCGAACCATCACACAgggcaagcaaaacaacacggCAAAACACACCCGCGAACGGCAAATGCAGCCTAATTTCTATCCATCGTTGTGCAGGGACGATGGTTTGTGGTTTCTATTGTGATCGGGTTGGGAGCAAGGGAACTTTTCCGGTACAGATTTACAATGGAGCAAACACCGAAACTCATCACTCTGCGACGCGcttgttctttttctttttggctttGAAAATTTTGTGACATTTGACAGCGCAGATTTTGACATTCCGCACTAATTCGGCAAGAGAAAGATAGTGAAGCTGTGACATGAgcgtaaaataattattttttattctatttcacTGCCTATTGGTACTGATTATCAATTTTGACACGGTCTCAAATATTTAATGTGAGGTTAATTGCCTTTCTCTAAGTTGAAAATGAAACAGTAATAAATTTCGTAATATTAttgtatgcaccttgtgcacgattgtaaacaaacgtgATGGAAATCCATTTGTAAATTTACGTAACTTCACACGGTGCTGTCAAAATTCTCTCGAAAGCAGAAACGAGCCGAAAAAAGTTTTGCAATCGtttgcaaatagtgcaactccCGGACAAGAATCGCGGAATACGACGGAAGCAACCATGTCGGCCGTAAAAATCTTCTCGCTGGCCAAACAGGGTAAGTGCGGGCGGGTGTCCTCCCATCACCGAGCTCGGATGATATTGTTTGCCTTGGCTTCGTGCCTTGACTTCATCCTGTGGTTGTGCTTTTAGGCAGCCGACTGATCCGTCCGGCTTCGTTTTCGACCGCCGCCACACGGTGCTACAGCTCGCAGGCCAAGCCCGCTGCAATTAAACCGGAAGAGTACTACTACGTTAACAACAAGGAGCAAAGCATGGACATGAACGACATTACCGACCGTGCGGCCCAAACGATCTTCTGGACGGAGCTGTTCCGCGGTGCCGCCGTCACCCTGGCGCACATCTTCAAGGAGCCGGCCACCATCAATTACCCGTTCGAGAAGGGACCGCTCAGCCCGCGGTTCCGTGGCGAGCATGCGCTGCGCCGCTACCCGAGCGGCGAGGAGCGCTGCATTGCGTGCAAGCTGTGCGAGGCCATCTGTCCGGCGCAGGCCATCACGATCGAGGCGGAGGAGCGTGCGGACGGGAGCCGGCGCACGACGCGCTACGACATCGATATGACCAAGTGCATATACTGTGGCTTCTGCCAGGAGGCTTGCCCGGTCGATGCCATCGTCGAGGGGCCGAACTTTGAGTTCTCGACCGAAACCCACGAGGAGCTGCTGTACAACAAGGAGAAGCTGCTGAGCAATGGCGACAAGTGGGAGTCAGAAATCGCGACCAACATCAACGCCGACTACCTGTACCGTTAAGAGCGAAGCAGCGGCGTGATGTTAGGGCAGCCCAGCACGTCCCGTGTGGATAGCAACTATGTATAATAACAGATAATTAACACTGAAGAATAAAGCCTCCCAGCCCGTAATAAGCGTAGTGCGCAGAAAGCCTCATTCGGAAGACGCGTGCGTGTAGAGAACTTACGCGAAATTTATTCTATGTAAAAACGGAAAAGCAGTTGGGACACGAATGcataaacataattaaaagGGACCTCTCCCCGGGCTCACTGGCCCGGTCCCGAGAGCGACTTGTCCATGAACTTCTTCTTGGCGAAGCAGAGCCACCATTTGTTCGGCTTTCCGTCCTCGCCGGAAAAGACGCGCTCGCACACGCGAATGCCAACCTCTTGGCGCAGCTGCTGCAAATACTGTCGCATCAGTTCCGCCTCGGCCGGTGAGTTTGGCCGGGCGTACACGGCGTTCAGCGGAAAGCCCGCCTCGCCCGGAATGTCGAAGCGCGAAATGGCCAGCGTGTACATTTCCTGCAGGCCCTGGTTTTTGTTCGCGCAGCGCTGCAGCTTCTTCAGACACTCTGTCACGTAAAGCGTGATGTAGATCAGCACCCGGTCCACCTCCGACTTGATCTCGTACGTGCGGAAGAACACGTTCGCCTTGAAGTAGTACAGCGTTTCGTCGATGATGTCCTGCTCGAGGCTGGCATTTAccggagcgggcccgcgggcCTGCGTCCGGATCGGCAGAATGGCCATATTGCCCACGGACTGCGAGTAATCCTTTATCTGTGAATGGTAGGCCTGcaaacgggggggggggagggtcaAATCATGAATCTCTTCGCCCAACACTACTGTTATCTTCAGGATGTTTTGCCCTATCAACGACACACCCCGACTAGGGTTTGGGGCGATTGTGATGACTAATGCCCTCGGGACAAAAGTGCTAACAGGTCCAGGATAACCATGTCCGGAGTTTAATACTGCTCAAAAGGTTCTCCAACTTACCGGCATTGTAGTAGTAGAGTTTATTGACCGTAGGATAGCTTTACTTAATTATTATTGACTAAAAACTGCGCACAGTGCAGCTCTTTTGGGAAgttggtttcgtttttcttcaaTTGTTTTGACAATCCGCCACATCTCCTCCTCCCCTGCAATGATCCAGGTCCGGGCAAATGcaggtttttgacgttttgccaGTTGACAGTTGCACACAACGACTGGCCGTGTTGCCAGCAGACTGTACAAAGGCAAGCAATAATAATTCAGTAGAAAAATTACAgtcgatatttgtttgttgtgaaaACATAATTCTCGCATCAAAAGCGAAAAGTTATTTCATCTAGTATCAATTAAAAGGCCGATCAATGTAaggtaaaaatatgtttgaagCAGCTTAAGGTATCAAACCCCACCCTCCCGAGGCATTCATTGTCGAAGTAAGCAGCTCGATGGCTATTTACTGTAGTTTACAAAACAGTTCTGCCCGTTCTAAGCCCACAAGCGACACGTTATGCTACCCCGTCAGCGGTATTATGCAATCCGCACGCAATTTGCAATACTTCGTTTTCTTACCCAACGGAACAGCTGCATTGCATGGGGCTGTACCACCTTACGACCCCAAACAGCCGATGCCGGAACCGTTCTAGGGATGACGCGCTGCTGCCCCCTAGCAGCATGATGATGCATGCAATCGGGTCCAAAGCGCATCGCGAAATGGCGCGAGGCGTACCGATGCTGTGAAGGTCAATAGCAACGCATCGCACCACGTCACACGTGCACGTGTACGCATTACTTATGCAGCGCTGCCGCGGTGCGCTGGGCAGCGGGACGCATCACCCGTTAGGACACGACCTAACAATTACACAcatttgttggtgtgtgtgagtgtgtcaaGATGTGGCAAGGGAGGGGACGCATGACTCAGTTTGGGTGCGAGCATGGGCCCCTTGCCGGGTTTGCACAGAACGGAATTTAATGGGGATGAATGGCGTGATGTGTTGCGCTCTCCGTTGTCCGTCGGCTGCGTGCGCGTTCTCTTGGCAATGCGTCGCCGGCAGCAGCTTCCttcgctcgcgcgcgcgtttcTCATTCgcgaacaacaaacaacagccGATTTCGACGTCTACCAGTGGCTGTCCCGCTTGCGCACGGTGCGCCGTTGGTAACCGGCATATTTTCTCATTCTTTCTAGCCCggcagtgtgtgtgcaaaaacgCTATAACAAACCATCAACATAGCCGAATGCTGCGGCTTTTTGGTATGACTTGGCGATTCAAATGGCGCTGTGGTTGACGCGCTTGGTGTTTGCAAAATCTAACTACTGATAtgcaaaatacacacatgaaATGCCTCACAGAATCGTTCAATAATGTCGTCGCGATCGCAGCGGCTCCTATTGCGCATAAACGGTTCGGGGCACAATTCCGATGACGCCGATTAGGCGCTGGGGATTGTGTTTAGAAATGGAAAGGCAGCAACGTAAACAATGctaaaaaaatagaataatGATCTCTGACCGTGAAACAATTCCGTTTTACACGTGATCCACGTCCTTATACGCTGGATGGGGAGGAAAACGTGCTAACCGATGACGTCCACCCGGTTTGACTTTCAGCTCGGCAATAGTTCCAGTTCCATCCCATGCCCCGGATTCCGGGGTCTCAAATGCATATTACCGCCTATCATGAAATTCTTTCACCTGCCGGACGCGTGATTCCCATCTGCTGTGCCATACACATACGGCCAATAAATCATAGCCACCGGGGCTGGGGAGACGATGAGGTGCGCCAAAGATAAAGCACACCTGTGATGGGCAATCGCGTAATAAGCCACTCTGATTGCAGATAGCATGAAACCGtcgaaaacaaaccaaaccttTATCAGCCCAACCTTTCATTAGGCTTCCCTCACGCGCATGCAACGCAATTCTTCTCCTTCCCCAATTTTGGGCAAtttttggcgttttttttttaatgagcgTGAGAACCAGTTTTCGGTTAAGCTACAGATTAAGCAGGCTAAAGCTTGGGCTATCGCAGTCCAAAAAAAGCTTCGACCTCGGCCTCGACGCAATTTGCGTCCATTTCCTTATCACCAACTATCGACGCGCTCTAGGAACCGCGTTGACACAAAGCCGATGATGTGTCAAGCCGGTTTTGTAAAAAGAATGCGAAGAAAGAAATTTGCACAAATAGATTTACCAGATTATAGGCTCATTCGTCGCTATCGGGAGCGGGTTCAGGTTTTTAATCTGGTCGGTAACTTCACCGCCAAGACGATAGGAGGGAGTGTAGGGGTGATAGCTCATTCTGAATCCATGTTGTTTTTCGCGGCTGCAACGTGCGGAAAACTTGAATTAAGGACAGCAAGACAATGCCAAAAGCCACTTTAGAAATGCCTACTTACGGCGGAAGAGTGGCCGATAATCCCGCATAATACAACAACCAATCGGACCAACGACCGTGTCAAAGTCCATTGAtctggaaaataaaacaatttcaagttacaaaaataaaaagatagCACCCACCCACTCAACATACTGCACCCAAATCATTTCAAGTTCTTTCTCTAGTGCATGCAACGGCCAAAAGCCCCTGCTCGTCGgcaatttagttttcgttgttttttttatcgttgaGCGCACCACAAAACGATACCAATACACTCTCCCACCAGTTGTGTACGAGAGCGGCGCgcactgtgtgcgtgtgtgtgcgagatcAAGGCaaccacacacagcacagcagaaTATCGTACGATTTCGCACATTTTCCCCTCGCGCGGTTCGCCCGGACTGGCCCGGTACACATTTCCGTTTAACCCTTTTCGGTGGCTGGTCGCGAAAAGCGTTTGTGTGCGCTCTGGCTGCAGCTTGGCACGGCGCGTGGTCCGCTGAATACGGTGTTGCACCGCTTTTCCAAAGGCGCTCCCGTCGTTTCGGGAAAGGAATCTGCTGTTGGCTCTTTCCAGAGATCGAAGAGAGTGCGTGTGTGGTTTCGTTTTGGTATCGGTGAAAACTGTGCAGTGCAACCGCGGGAGTTGCGATTGTCAAGAAGCCGCAGCATCATTCTGTAGTAGGCCTTGTGTCGcgccaccgtcgtcgtcgtcgtcgtgttgggctgctgctgctgtggttttGCCAAAATTGTGATAAGCCGCAAGAATCAAGGTGAGTACACgcccagtggtggtggtgggtagAGCAAAGGGGCTGTGCAAATTCTGAAGCAAACGTGTACGTGCGCGACCGGTCGCGCCAACCAATTGGGTTGGCCGGTCCCGGTGTTGCTGGTGAAAGCGTAATTGTTGTGTGGCTGAAGCATTCAACTGATAAAGACCCTTTGCTGTGGGTCAagcgagagaaggagagagagagagagatctcTTGCCATTTTTAGGGAAAGGAAGCAGGTGGCAATGTCGGTTGGGGACTGCGGAAGGACAACAAGCAGGAACGAGAGAGAATACCGGCGTTGGCAGCGGGTCTCACTTTCTTGCTCCACGTTTGTTGCTAACGTTTACTGTCCCGCTCCCACAAACGCTCGCGTTACCTGACCggaccatgtgtgtgtgtatgtgggtctGTCTGTACAGGGCGTGCTTTCCTGACTCCTGAAGGAGACTCAGGACTTTCGGTCTGCTGATAAGCGGTAAGGGAtcatttgcttttgtttcccGGCGCACCGCTCTTCCATCCaacctccctctctctctctctctttctcttcgtttGATCTATGTGCAAGCGTTGCGCTGTGCGCGGATGACGTGATGGGGGAATGGGATCGCTctcagacacagacacacacacacacgctactCACACCCATTCTCAGTGTGCTGGGGCGTTCGATGCGGCCCAACACAACGATGATGCCAGTCGAACGCGCGTGCTTTCATCATATATAACGTTCGGAGCTCCATTCTAAGCAGTTCAGTTCGACGAATTGTCAACCGCCgattggagcagcagcagcagcagcagcggcagagAAGCAAGCGCGCACCTTTATCCGCAACatctgttgtgttgtgttgcgcatttcgcgtgtgtgtgtgtgcaagtagGTGGCAGTTTTTGCAAGCTCGTGGCTGGTCTGGTATCCGTTCCCAGGATACAGCACAAACGGCGCTGATCCTCTCGAGCTGAGCAGAGCAGAGCAGTAGGCTGTGAAGGAAATTCGCCTTTCCTTCCGGTGTCCCAAACGGTAATAACCCTTGTATTTTTGCCTAAGGTGTGCAATAGTgtaaagtgtttgtgtgcgcgacTGTGTGCAGCGTGTGTGCGGGTACGGGAGGGAAAACGAATTTTGGTGTGCTAAAAACTCTTTTCAATCcagcgtgtgtctgtgtgtgaatgcgtt encodes the following:
- the LOC5667791 gene encoding PAX-interacting protein 1 isoform X2, coding for MNSDPATAGVNLESLQIKDDLFKSVKCYITGTLDPKITKLLEDGGVTMSKFMDFSTLLVCGDNYDENEITEAGELYDIPTVTEAWVVASVRLGRLASTKAYFPLKSGIFCGLRFAVTQVDLRDLRKLYAVLTFHGGTFNSRLDRTTTHLVCGSARGPAYTKALACGTSVQIVTPDWVSDCLKTSSLKPPAVYHPRLLREQVYFKQAGPMAGPKATSEKQPLNNILGFDFEEGLAKTEVPTNGKKDDPKPGPKQGSPVTKQTTSGANVSHLQSGNPRFVRAQGPQQQQQQQIQQQQSQRLRGPVPQSPNVQQQQQLQKALQQQQQQQQQQQQQQQQQQQQQQQQQQQQQQQQQQQQQHQQQQQQQQQLQQQQQQLQQQQQQQQQQQQQQQQQVTMSTTNSNILQQSLQQPQQNASTPQTLHQANMNFQTTSAPSGTIIQQIIQTPMQNNSQQAPQQQSQAAGKQNIQVLYKSGPNQQQQQQQQQQQQLQQQQAGGAAQMQQPQYSQATVTTTQTGPDGQQKQIVRQITINQTQLQPPGQQQQQQQQLQQGQQTIQVSQSQPLQQQIIQVQRTGMNQQGQQQQQQQQQIQYQQGNLGAPSAPSAAQGQMAMMGNNGPQTPTGQQGGQPKFIQQTIIHQPMGANYQTVTKQVVLEQQPQDQQQAQPIQQQVQMQSMQQQQQQQQQQQQQQQLQQMQPQQMKPGQPQVVQRIVQQQVFQGPPGSGQAGGQNIVIINQSTNQQQIISGPGVQQMNPQQRLQYMQQIQQQQQQKQQQQIIVSSAGPMTSNPQQQQQQQQQQQQMVQQRTIVTSQDGGTGGQTVMLQQRPQMMQGQQPQQQQQQQVSLQGQQQPMQQHIIQTSAGGQPQTIVVQQQQQPSSSIVQQGAMAQQPQQQQLIINQQQIIQQTVVPNQLQQQQSQQQQQQQHPQQQQIIQQTIGPNGTQQMIQQQQPQQQQLQTGGMQQPIMQQQIIASNGGGPPTQQQMMVVGSTGEQQMLPTGLGGNEMMQQQQQPQTPTQPPGTPQPQWTPQSPLQQQAQTGVSFQTQSPQTQMQQSPVQQQQQQQQQQQGGAMIPSGATIVQQTIVQSPQGLAPGQQQFIRTTLRPPMQRQLIQLDAQSREELMKLDPAGQQEYINRLQAKHTLMQRQQAAFQGRPGHPGAHPGARQQIVIRSPMPPGLNQQQQVRWLHHQQQQQIQQQQQQQQQLQNARQVVVRQPGAPGLSPITQQTVGPGPGMGTSYPIDPNATPAQQQQQRLQQHRLLQMQLQREQVQKNQQQAAAAAAAAAAQQAGSSPLQGQMMSPRAAGGFAPEVVVGADGSTMVVQQQTLVGPQQAAGAQHPPSSQASIDATGAAVGSLQAAQQQQQMQSKTKTALANMLSSRLGNGGTVPAGGANTLVDGSSGQSGGSAEPSAAGTLRLMTAQHNAALQQQTMGRSPQELLALQQQQQQQHQVQQQQQQQQQQQQQALQQQQLQQHQQQVVRRTLGNITNSGMPVGAGPMVVGPPGGGPVVVQTAGGGPGIIPIPPGAPGGPGVMMQSAAAMKGGPAQFSPGRPTPLPRPQYYGHNPNLKLHPELFLLGCTFHIIEYDELHSAAEIEEWKTIIKKHGGEIESHYGPKVTHVLCRTQRHGVVMQAIRDAKRCITTYWLNDIVLKRQLLPPWQALHLPTPAIFGNQKPATKHNMSITGFEGEERLRIKQMIEESGARMTPYFSKSNTVLICRQNENQKYKFAKEWNIPAVNTVWLSDILLGNLNAMQQCDAPKYQQFTLSCHFRVDYNLVMHLMTAWKSPINLTQESHERVKRTLSELPPPVSGAKKPRTLPPMEPIPAEIVCQRQPAPDAIPHVLFSQVDNSEGLAHAVTTLGGKVTNNATEATHLVMTRVARTVKLILALATVRHLVSSKWVSDSAVAGQFLPLDNYRLDVGELNEQFKCDLHQVLEAPGRAKLFEGKVFFVTPQVKPACKDVRQMIELGGGVVEKNPRTIKRIREANAEKPGSYVIVSCPEDRIIIQPFIQKAKHAVCQICTTEYVMQSIMQQRLCIEPHIIKWELGS